The following are encoded together in the Acaryochloris thomasi RCC1774 genome:
- a CDS encoding PAS domain S-box protein, producing MLPQVPFDLASAMIRDPLVVSPQASTLDAITLMHSTRSAANLQSCDQRTRSSCVLAIDNEQVVGILTQQDVVRLSVQQQPLTQRVQEVMTQPLVTLQERAGHDLQAILSLLEQHQIHHLPILNEHHGLVGLVTHASLSQILNAAKLHQRVESLEQEVARLQTEKEHIIEERTAELQVREKFLQTVLDTFPLSVFWKDRNSVFVGCNHNFLSDAGLSSMTDILGKTDYDMPWSRAEASAYRVADQEVMDSDTPKLGIVETQIQADGRQRWLEVNKIPLHNLRGGVVGVLGTYQDITPRKQAEQAMKQQLAAIEAAVDGIAILESDNYLYANRAHLELFGYERLEDLLGQTWKSLYPPEELARFEQKVFPILERDRAWQGEVTALRKNGLTFAEGLSLTLTDDGLLICVCRDISDRKRAEAALQESEARFRYLTDNAPVLIWMAGPDKMCSHVNQRWLDFTGQLMEEQIGVCWLQRVHPDEKPLCLETYLSAFEARQGFEIEHRLQRFDGEYRWLLNAGVPRFDVAGEFLGYIGSCVDISDRKQAEDHLRQLSTRLNLAVESANIGIWEWDITHNHLIWDARMHELYDTPLDAFSNVYDAWVNRLHPDDLALAETVSQQALQGEKEYDTEFRVVHTDGAVRCIKANALVQHNSQGEAQRMIGINYDITDRQRAEEQIRRYTTQLEASNRELESFSYSVSHDLRGPLRAIDGFSQALLEDCGDQLDQDGQDYLGRIRKNIDRMGTLIDDLLRLSRVSRSEIRYATVNLSHLAQEIVHELHTLEPERRVNVVIAPNAQVSADATLMRIVLTNLLQNAWKFTSHRSVAQIEFGFNRFKDKTVYFIRDNGAGFDMAYAKMLFGVFQRLHSAHEFPGTGIGLATVQRTIHRHGGTVWAEGAVNKGATISFTVPNPSLVLGA from the coding sequence ATGCTTCCTCAGGTTCCCTTTGACCTAGCATCAGCGATGATTCGTGATCCCCTCGTGGTCTCGCCCCAAGCGTCGACGCTGGACGCAATCACTCTGATGCACAGTACCCGCTCTGCAGCTAATCTACAATCTTGCGATCAGAGAACCCGCTCAAGCTGCGTCTTAGCTATAGACAATGAGCAGGTCGTCGGCATCCTGACACAACAGGACGTGGTGCGCCTAAGCGTTCAGCAACAGCCGCTCACGCAGAGGGTGCAAGAAGTCATGACACAGCCGCTCGTAACCCTACAGGAACGTGCCGGACACGATCTACAAGCGATTCTCAGTCTACTTGAGCAGCATCAAATCCACCACCTTCCCATTCTCAACGAGCATCATGGCTTAGTGGGCCTGGTTACCCACGCTAGCCTGTCGCAGATCCTGAACGCGGCAAAGCTTCACCAGCGTGTCGAGAGTCTAGAGCAAGAGGTGGCACGCCTGCAGACAGAGAAAGAGCACATTATTGAAGAGCGCACCGCCGAACTACAGGTGCGCGAGAAGTTTTTACAAACGGTCCTAGATACCTTCCCACTCTCTGTTTTCTGGAAGGATCGAAACTCAGTTTTTGTGGGCTGCAACCACAATTTCCTCAGCGATGCAGGACTGTCATCAATGACCGACATTCTGGGCAAGACAGACTACGACATGCCCTGGAGCCGCGCTGAAGCAAGCGCCTATCGGGTCGCTGATCAGGAGGTTATGGATTCTGACACCCCAAAACTGGGAATCGTCGAAACCCAAATTCAGGCCGATGGTCGCCAACGCTGGCTAGAAGTTAATAAGATACCGCTCCATAATCTTAGAGGAGGAGTGGTAGGCGTTTTGGGTACCTACCAAGATATTACGCCTCGTAAGCAGGCCGAACAGGCCATGAAGCAGCAGCTAGCCGCCATCGAAGCAGCAGTTGACGGCATTGCAATTTTAGAGAGCGACAACTATCTCTATGCCAATCGAGCCCATTTAGAACTGTTCGGCTATGAACGCCTAGAAGACTTACTAGGCCAAACCTGGAAAAGCTTATACCCTCCAGAAGAACTGGCACGATTTGAGCAGAAGGTCTTTCCGATTTTGGAGCGAGACCGTGCTTGGCAGGGCGAGGTAACGGCGCTTCGTAAAAATGGTTTAACCTTTGCCGAAGGACTGTCCTTAACGCTCACCGATGACGGGCTGCTAATTTGCGTCTGTCGAGATATCAGCGATCGCAAGCGTGCTGAAGCAGCCCTACAGGAGAGTGAAGCCAGGTTTCGCTATTTAACCGACAATGCTCCCGTCCTCATTTGGATGGCGGGTCCCGACAAGATGTGCTCCCACGTTAACCAACGGTGGCTAGACTTTACCGGACAGCTAATGGAGGAACAGATCGGCGTCTGTTGGTTACAGAGGGTACACCCTGACGAAAAGCCGCTTTGCCTAGAGACCTATCTAAGCGCCTTCGAAGCCCGCCAAGGTTTTGAAATTGAGCATCGCCTGCAACGATTTGATGGTGAATATCGATGGCTACTGAATGCAGGTGTTCCGCGTTTTGACGTTGCTGGAGAGTTTTTGGGCTACATCGGCTCCTGCGTTGATATTAGCGATCGCAAACAGGCAGAGGATCATCTGCGGCAGCTCTCGACCCGTCTCAATCTGGCCGTAGAATCTGCCAATATCGGCATCTGGGAATGGGATATCACCCACAACCACCTCATCTGGGATGCGCGGATGCATGAACTATACGACACTCCTTTAGACGCTTTTAGTAACGTCTACGACGCATGGGTCAACCGGCTACACCCCGACGATCTCGCGCTCGCAGAGACCGTCTCCCAGCAGGCACTGCAAGGCGAAAAAGAATACGATACAGAATTTCGAGTGGTTCATACCGATGGTGCGGTCCGCTGCATCAAAGCCAATGCCCTTGTACAACACAACAGCCAGGGTGAAGCCCAACGCATGATCGGCATTAACTACGACATTACCGATCGCCAACGTGCCGAAGAACAAATCCGACGGTACACCACTCAGCTCGAAGCCTCCAATCGAGAATTAGAGTCTTTTTCCTATTCGGTGTCCCATGATCTGCGGGGTCCACTGCGAGCGATTGATGGCTTCAGCCAAGCCCTCCTCGAAGATTGTGGGGATCAACTTGATCAAGACGGCCAAGACTACCTCGGTCGAATCCGCAAAAACATCGATAGGATGGGAACGCTCATTGATGACTTACTGCGACTATCACGCGTCTCTCGCTCTGAGATCCGCTATGCAACCGTCAACCTCAGCCACTTGGCACAGGAAATCGTGCATGAGCTGCACACCTTAGAACCAGAGAGGCGGGTTAATGTCGTGATTGCTCCCAATGCCCAAGTCTCTGCCGACGCCACACTCATGCGGATCGTACTGACCAATCTGCTTCAGAATGCCTGGAAATTTACGAGCCATAGATCCGTAGCCCAGATCGAATTTGGTTTCAATCGCTTCAAGGACAAGACGGTTTACTTTATCAGAGATAATGGAGCAGGCTTTGACATGGCCTACGCTAAGATGCTCTTTGGTGTTTTTCAGCGCTTACACAGCGCCCACGAATTTCCAGGTACGGGAATTGGCTTAGCCACGGTGCAGCGTACTATTCATCGCCACGGCGGCACCGTATGGGCAGAAGGAGCCGTTAATAAGGGCGCAACTATCTCTTTCACCGTTCCCAACCCTTCTCTTGTTCTAGGAGCATAA
- a CDS encoding sulfurtransferase → MSDYAHPEALIDTQWLADHLNDPAIRIVEVDMSQEPYTNGHIPGAVFWNIFSDLLQPDLSMNLEPNAIASLLSRSCITEDTIVIAYGSYPGTGAWIFWLLRTLGHQNVLVLNGGYQKWVAEGRPLAAKLSNFPETKYPKPTPNFALRVTHPEVQAAIEQSEQTLLDVQTPEEYRGEVFLMGSPQRQEQAGHISGAVYLEHASTLNEDGTFKSVKELRSLYESRGIAANQEIFPYCAIGGRSACT, encoded by the coding sequence ATGTCTGACTATGCACATCCTGAAGCTCTCATTGATACGCAATGGCTAGCGGACCACCTCAACGATCCGGCCATTCGGATAGTGGAAGTAGATATGAGTCAGGAACCCTATACCAACGGCCATATCCCAGGAGCAGTATTCTGGAATATCTTTTCAGATCTGCTGCAGCCTGATTTATCGATGAATCTGGAGCCAAATGCAATCGCATCTCTGCTCTCGCGCTCTTGCATCACTGAGGACACCATCGTGATTGCTTACGGCAGCTATCCCGGCACCGGAGCCTGGATTTTCTGGCTGCTGAGAACACTGGGCCATCAGAACGTTCTTGTTCTCAACGGTGGCTATCAAAAGTGGGTTGCAGAGGGTCGCCCCCTAGCAGCAAAGCTATCGAACTTTCCGGAGACAAAATATCCTAAGCCAACACCTAACTTCGCTCTACGGGTTACACATCCAGAAGTTCAAGCAGCCATCGAGCAAAGCGAGCAGACTCTACTTGATGTGCAAACGCCAGAAGAATATCGAGGCGAAGTCTTTCTTATGGGGTCGCCGCAAAGACAAGAACAGGCTGGACATATCTCCGGTGCAGTGTATCTTGAGCATGCATCGACCCTCAATGAAGACGGGACCTTCAAGTCAGTAAAGGAGTTGAGATCTCTCTACGAAAGTCGAGGTATTGCAGCAAACCAAGAGATATTTCCCTACTGTGCTATTGGTGGACGTTCGGCCTGTACTTAG